A window from Sphingobacteriales bacterium encodes these proteins:
- a CDS encoding rubrerythrin family protein, whose protein sequence is MNKSIKGTQTEQNLLKAFAGESQARNRYEFFAGVARKEGYEQIANIFMETSLQEKEHAKRFFKFLEGGMVEITAVYPAGIIGTTMENLKAAAEGENEEWTSLYPAFSEIAREEGFPEVATAFKMIAKVEAEHEKRYLKLLQNLSEDKVFVKDGKVWWKCLNCGYVYESAKALENCPACLHPKAFMQLKEENY, encoded by the coding sequence ACAGACAGAACAAAACCTGTTAAAAGCATTTGCCGGGGAATCTCAGGCAAGAAACCGGTATGAATTTTTTGCCGGTGTAGCCAGAAAGGAAGGTTACGAGCAAATAGCAAATATCTTTATGGAAACTTCTCTTCAGGAGAAAGAGCACGCCAAACGCTTTTTTAAGTTTCTGGAAGGAGGGATGGTAGAAATCACTGCTGTTTATCCGGCTGGTATTATTGGCACCACCATGGAAAACCTGAAAGCTGCTGCAGAGGGTGAAAATGAAGAATGGACAAGCCTTTATCCGGCTTTTTCGGAGATAGCAAGAGAAGAAGGCTTTCCGGAGGTGGCTACTGCTTTTAAGATGATAGCAAAAGTCGAAGCAGAGCATGAAAAACGCTACTTGAAATTGTTGCAAAACCTCTCGGAAGACAAGGTTTTCGTAAAAGATGGCAAGGTATGGTGGAAATGCCTTAACTGCGGTTACGTTTACGAATCGGCAAAGGCGCTGGAAAACTGCCCGGCATGCCTTCATCCCAAAGCTTTCATGCAGCTCAAGGAAGAAAA